A segment of the Cenarchaeum symbiosum A genome:
CGCGGGCTCGGCTCTGCCATTATACACGGGATCCAGCAGGCCCGGGGCGAGACCATAGTTGTAATGGACAGCGACTTTTCCCACCCGCCGAGCGCCATACCCCGGATGCTCGAATCATTGTGGCAGTCGAGCTGCGATATCGTGGTGGCATCAAGGTATACGCGGGGCGGCGCCATCCACGGCTGGACTCTGAAAAGGAGGATAATCAGTAAGGTGGCCACGGGGATAGCCAAAAGGGGCCTCGGCGTAAAGCAGGACGACCCGATGTCGGGCTTTTTTGCATTTCGCAGAAATCTTCTCCAGGGCTTCAAGCTCGACGGGATAGGATACAAGATGCTCCTCGAGATGCTAGTCAAGGCGAGGGGCGCAAGCGTAAAGGAGATCCCCTATACGTTTACAGACAGGAGGCTCGGCGACAGCAAGCTCGGAGCGGGAACGATGGTGGACTATCTCCGGTCTGTCTGGAGATTGTACAGGTTCGGCAGGGCCCGCTCGCGGCAGGAGCCGCGGGCATCGGTCAGGTTCGCCTCCAAGGCGGCCAGGTTCTATACGGTGGGCGCCACCGGCCTGCTGGTCAACTATCTGTTCTCTGCGATGCTGGCGGGCTGGCCCGCCGACATGTGGTATCTTCACGCCAACCTGGCGGGGATAGCGGCATCAGTTAGCACAAACTTTGCGCTCAACAAGCACTGGACGTTCGAGGACCGCGACTTTGGCGCCGCCAGGACAGTATCACAGTACGGCAAGTTTGTGCTGTTTAGCTCGGCGGGGGCGCTGGTCCAGCTGGGCATGGTGTACCATCTTGTGGAGGGGCACGCGCTGGAATATCCGGTGGCGCTCGTGCTGGCGGTGCTGACTGCGTCGTTTGGCAACTTTATCCTCAACAAAAAGCTCACCTTCAAGGAAAAGATCTGGTCGTAGGGCACCCTGTCCCCGGAATGGATGATAAAATAAAATCTGTATGCCGACTGTGCGGCTTATTCGTAGCTGGAAGACGACTCCGCCGGCATGCCGGCTGCTGCCGGCACCGACGGGAACTTGTCGCCTATCTGCTGCGTGGCAACCACCGAGGCCTCCTCGAGGATCCTCGCGGTCTCCTCGTTGGACTGCTCCTCTATGTTGAAGGAGCCTTCCCCTATGGAGTCCGTCATCAGTCCCCCGAGCGTCTGGGTCATGGAGTTGAGCTCCGAGTCAGCCTCGGGCATGAACCGCCCAAGCGATGACTGCAGGCCCTTCATGGTGCTCATGGCTGGGCCTATCGCCACCATCGTCTCTCCGAGATCATGAATGGTGGTAAGCCTCAGCCGGACCTGCTCCAGGGACATCCGTGCGTTGCCCAGCGTTTTTTTGACTTTGCGCACCTCGGCCAGTTCGACCGAGAGGCTCCTGCTAGCGTTTGTGTCGTGGTGCTGCATGGCCGTCACTATCTGGCCGAACATGTGTGCATCCCTATCCTTCAGCTTGGCAAGCATCAGGTCAAGCTTCGATATCTGTACCTGCAGCTTGTTGACAGCGTTCTGGATCCTAGGCTTGAGGGGGCCCTCAGGTTTGACCGCGCCGCGGATCTTCTCCGTTATGCCCGGCGTCTCCTGTTGGGCCCAAGTCTTGTCAAAGCTTGGCATGACGGCTACTGTGCCATCATGCTCTTAATGGGTGGTGTGTATTTTGATCGACTAGGAACTAAATTTAGCTAACTAGAGTCCTGGCACGGGGGCGTTTGGCACTGCGGGCCCCGGCGCTGGAGGGCGCCTTGCCGCGGCCCCTGGCGCCGGGCCCCGTACTGCCCTTGGGCTTGGAGGGCCCCTTGCCGCGGACCTTGGCACGGGAGGGCCCCGACTTGGCGGACTTGGCCTTTCTGTATCCGTGGCTAAACGACTTGTCGTACAGCCTAGAGTACTCGTACGACTTGGGGCTGATGACATCGCCGATCATCACTATTGCGGTCCGGGTGATGCCAGCCTCCCGGACCTTGTCTGCTATGTCGCCTAGCGTGCCCCGGACGATCTTCTGGTCCGGCCAGCTGGCGCGGTAGACCACAGCCGCCGGGGTGGACTTTTTGTACCCGCCGGCGACGGCCTTTTTTACAGTGTCACGCAGCAGGTGCACGCTTAGATAGAGCACAATGGTTGTGCCGTGCCGGGCCAGGCTGGTCATCCCCTCGCGGGCGGGGACGCCGGTGCGCGCTCCTGCCCTTGTGATCATTATAGTCTGGGTCACTCCAGGAAGTGTCAGCTGCACCCCAAGTGCGGCAGATGCCGCCAGCATCGAGGTCACCCCGGGCACCACCGTGCACCCTATGCCCTCTTCTTCGAGCGCGTCGATCTGCTCCCGTATTGCCCCGTAGACGGAGGGGTCGCCGTCGTGGAGCCGGACGACATGTTTTCCCTTTAACGCGCCGTCCCTTAGCAGGGCAAATATCTCCTCCCGGATCATCCCCGATGCGTCGTGCATCTTGCCGCCGCACATCTCCAGTATGGGCCGCGGTATCAGCGAGCCCGAGTGGACCAGCACGTCGGCTTTGCGTATGAGCTTGCGCGCCTTTATGGTGATCAGCTCCGGGTCGCCGGGGCCGCAGCCCACAAAGTGCACATTATGCACGCTTTACCACCAGTATCGAAAAGTACTTTGTTGTCAGCACCCCGCTGTCCGCCTCCCCCAGCGTCAGCTTGCGTATGATCTCCTTGTCCGTGCCGATATCCTGCCCTATGGCAAACACAGAATCGTCGGGAAAGCCGGATTCCCTTAGCACCTCGATCACCTTGTCAAAGTATCTGCCATCCTTGAGGAAGACTAGAGATTCTGCGTTCTTTGCTATCTCCTTGACGGCGCCCAGCTCATAACAAGAGGGTATTATGGCCACCTTTTCAGCGCCTTCTGCGATGCTCACGCCCACCTTGGAGGCAAACGTGAACATGGAGACTATCCCGGGTATCACATTGATCTCCATCTCCGGGTGGCTGGCCCGTATGTGCCTCTGCATGTAGATCCACGTGCTGTACAGGTTCGGATCGCCCACCGTCAGGTAGACTACATTTTTGCCCGCGAGCACGGCATCCGCCATTATGCGCGCGTTTCTCCTCCAGGTCTCTTCGAGCACATTCCTGTCCTTTGTCATCGGGAACACCAGCTTTACCACCTCCTGGCCGCCGATGAACTTTGATGCTATGGAATATGCAATGCTGGGCCTCTTCTCATCCGAGGCGGGGCACATCACCATGTCGGCAGCCCGGATGGACTCTACCGCCTTGACGGTCAGCAGGTCTGGATCCCCGGGGCCCACGCCTATCCCGGTAAGACCCGCCATGGCGCGGCGCATCGGGGCCCAATTAAAAACTAGGCGCGCCCCTTCGACGCGGATACCACCGTTATTGTATTCCGGGCCAGCATCATCGTGCCCGTCGGCGTCTTTCTCCCCTTGGCTATCGCCACCTGCGCCACGTCCACATCAGAGAACCCGCCTACCTCCACTGCTCCCAGGACTGCCGCCAGCGTCTCTACAAGTATGGTCCCCACTACGATCCTCCCGCCATCCTTGAGCTTCTGCCCGCAGAGGCCCATGATCTCCGCTGCGTGCCCGCAGGTGCCGCCTATGAAGACGGCGTCGGCCTCCGGGAGCCCTGAAACCTTCTCCCTTGCATCGCCCAGTATGACCGTGGCATTCTCCACGCCGAACCTTGCAAGGTTTCTCCGGGTGAGCTCGATGGCCCGGGGATCAGAGTCTATCGCATGGATGCTGCCCGAGGCCCCCACCTGCAGGGCCGCCTCTACAGTAAACGAGCCGCTGCCGCAGCCTATGTCGTGGACAGTGTCGCCCGGCCTCAGCCTGGACTTGCTTATCTGCAGGGCCCTTACCTCCTCCTTTGTTATGGGGACGCCCTCGGATCTTTCAAAGGCGTCGTCAGGTATGCCCGGCGTCTTGTAGCTCCACATGGTATCCTACGATAACGGGGACGAGAGCCCCGGCGTGGTGGAGAGGTTGATGAGCGTGTATACCAGTATCCACATGAACAGGTACAGAAAGACATAGCTTCCTATCCCCTGCGTGACCAGCTTTTTCCTGTCCGAGGAGGGCATCTGTATCTTCATGCTCTTGCCTATCCCTATCGTTATTATGAACAGCATTATCATAAATGCGATAGACGCCCACCTCCGCTCCTCGCCCTCGAACGGCTCGAAGAGAAAGGTGGCCGCGCTGCCTGCCGCCACTCCCACAAACACCCTCAGCCAGTACAGCTTGTCGAGCTTGCGCTTGTACTCGGTGGTCTCTGCGGCGGTGGGCACCTTTCCGGGCGCCTTTGCGGGCCCGCCGGGCAGCTTCTCGGGCTCCTTTTCAATCTCCGGGGTTTCAGTCTCTGGCACCTTGTGCACCTCGGGCACCTTGTCGGCCTCGTCGTTCGCGGGGGGGTCCACGCCGCCTTCCATGGGCTGCGATTTCTTCTTTTTGTGTTTAGCCAACGATGCCTCCAGCTTGGCTGGATTTGGCCTTGTTTAAAATCTTTGTCAGGCGTGCGGCCGCGAGTCTTCGCCGGGTTGTGCGGGATCCATCTTCAGGCACGCATGCTGCGCCTGCGGCAACCGCCGCGGCAGGGCCCCGCAAAAAGAGTATATTGTCGCATTCCGGGGGCCCGCCATGAAGATCGCGGGGATCGAGCTCCGCTACCTGGTCGACGACATAGCAAAGAGAACCGGCGGGTACTATGTGAGCAACATATACGGCATATCGCCCGAGAGCCTGCTCTTCAAGCTGCACCACCCGGAGAAGGAGGACATCATGCTGATGCTCTCCACCTTCGGGCTCTGGACAAGCTCGGTCAGGATAGAGCAGGTGGGCCCGAACAGGCTGCTCGCACGGCTCAGAAAGGAGCTGCTCAGGTCGAGGCTGGAATCGGTGGAGCAGCCTGGCATGGACAGGATAGCGTACCTGCGCTTTGAGGGCCCCCGCGGCACGCGCATACTTGCCGGCGAGTTTTTCGGCGGAGGCAACATGATACTGTGCGGGGACGGCATGATGATCCTTGCGCTCTTGCACCAGCTGGAGGTGCGGCACAGGAGGCTGCGGCCCGGCCTCAAGTACGAGCCGCCTCCAAGCAACAGCCTGGACGTGCTCGGGCTGACCCGGGGCGACCTGGAAGAAGGGCGGCCCGAAGGCCTCTCCGCGGACAGGTGGCTTGGGCGCACCCTGGGGCTGCCCGCCAGATATGTAGAGCACATACTCCGGGGGGCTGGCGTAAACCCAAAGTCAAAGTGCTCGACGCTATCCGCGGGGGAGCTTGACGCGGTGGCGCTCTCCACCGGCGAGACTGCGGGCAAGGTGGCCAGGGGCGAGCACAGCCCCGTAACGGTGGGCGACGAGGTCTATCCGATTGATCTGGGGATGGACGGCGCGGAGGCGGTCCCGAGCTTTGTGGAGGGGCTCGACATGGTCTTTACCAGGATAATACTCGATTCCGGCAGGAAGGCCCGCTCGGGGGAGGCGGACAAGAAGATAGCCGAGGTGCAGGCAAGAATGGACGAGCAGGAGCGGGCCGTGCGGACCGTAACGGAGAAGGCGGGGGCCATATCGGGCCTGGCAAGGTCGCTGCAGGGCTTGGCCGCGGCCTCCCTCGGGGACGCAGCGCTAGATGATGTGTTAAAGGCGCACAGCGCCGAGTATTCGCTTCTCAAGGGAGTACCCACGCTGAGCATACACGGGGAA
Coding sequences within it:
- a CDS encoding RNA-binding protein (homologous to eukaryotic snRNP~COG1293), with translation MKIAGIELRYLVDDIAKRTGGYYVSNIYGISPESLLFKLHHPEKEDIMLMLSTFGLWTSSVRIEQVGPNRLLARLRKELLRSRLESVEQPGMDRIAYLRFEGPRGTRILAGEFFGGGNMILCGDGMMILALLHQLEVRHRRLRPGLKYEPPPSNSLDVLGLTRGDLEEGRPEGLSADRWLGRTLGLPARYVEHILRGAGVNPKSKCSTLSAGELDAVALSTGETAGKVARGEHSPVTVGDEVYPIDLGMDGAEAVPSFVEGLDMVFTRIILDSGRKARSGEADKKIAEVQARMDEQERAVRTVTEKAGAISGLARSLQGLAAASLGDAALDDVLKAHSAEYSLLKGVPTLSIHGEKISVDPRSSIHSAASSLFDEAKRQSGAVPAIEKLRAKAAKELDALRRDSEEQAASVSFTKVRRKSWYERYRWFFTTDGSLAVGGRDSSSNTSIIRRHLDANDRVFHADTFGSPFFILKDGADSRPAGLEEAAHATVCFSRAWREAMYGLSAYWVLPEQVKKAAPSGQFLPKGSFVIEGRRNFVKIPTLRLAVGLVQDKAGVTLTCGPPEAVKGRCTAYAVIEPGGSEMTDAAKKIRLGFMAVNEQLAGRVSMDDYVRALPAGKSHVVETGEGGAQE
- a CDS encoding precorrin-2 C20-methylase (COG2243); protein product: MRRAMAGLTGIGVGPGDPDLLTVKAVESIRAADMVMCPASDEKRPSIAYSIASKFIGGQEVVKLVFPMTKDRNVLEETWRRNARIMADAVLAGKNVVYLTVGDPNLYSTWIYMQRHIRASHPEMEINVIPGIVSMFTFASKVGVSIAEGAEKVAIIPSCYELGAVKEIAKNAESLVFLKDGRYFDKVIEVLRESGFPDDSVFAIGQDIGTDKEIIRKLTLGEADSGVLTTKYFSILVVKRA
- a CDS encoding precorrin-4 C11-methylase (COG2875), encoding MHFVGCGPGDPELITIKARKLIRKADVLVHSGSLIPRPILEMCGGKMHDASGMIREEIFALLRDGALKGKHVVRLHDGDPSVYGAIREQIDALEEEGIGCTVVPGVTSMLAASAALGVQLTLPGVTQTIMITRAGARTGVPAREGMTSLARHGTTIVLYLSVHLLRDTVKKAVAGGYKKSTPAAVVYRASWPDQKIVRGTLGDIADKVREAGITRTAIVMIGDVISPKSYEYSRLYDKSFSHGYRKAKSAKSGPSRAKVRGKGPSKPKGSTGPGARGRGKAPSSAGARSAKRPRARTLVS
- a CDS encoding precorrin-6B methylase (COG2242) encodes the protein MWSYKTPGIPDDAFERSEGVPITKEEVRALQISKSRLRPGDTVHDIGCGSGSFTVEAALQVGASGSIHAIDSDPRAIELTRRNLARFGVENATVILGDAREKVSGLPEADAVFIGGTCGHAAEIMGLCGQKLKDGGRIVVGTILVETLAAVLGAVEVGGFSDVDVAQVAIAKGRKTPTGTMMLARNTITVVSASKGRA
- a CDS encoding dolichol-phosphate mannosyltransferase (COG0463), which gives rise to MVEQGRTQVSILVPTYNESQNIIGLLKSVAESLPKNIAAETIVIDDNSPDGTGRLVEDYIRSVGKKAGQTIGIIHRRTKRGLGSAIIHGIQQARGETIVVMDSDFSHPPSAIPRMLESLWQSSCDIVVASRYTRGGAIHGWTLKRRIISKVATGIAKRGLGVKQDDPMSGFFAFRRNLLQGFKLDGIGYKMLLEMLVKARGASVKEIPYTFTDRRLGDSKLGAGTMVDYLRSVWRLYRFGRARSRQEPRASVRFASKAARFYTVGATGLLVNYLFSAMLAGWPADMWYLHANLAGIAASVSTNFALNKHWTFEDRDFGAARTVSQYGKFVLFSSAGALVQLGMVYHLVEGHALEYPVALVLAVLTASFGNFILNKKLTFKEKIWS
- a CDS encoding conserved protein implicated in secretion (COG5491) codes for the protein MPSFDKTWAQQETPGITEKIRGAVKPEGPLKPRIQNAVNKLQVQISKLDLMLAKLKDRDAHMFGQIVTAMQHHDTNASRSLSVELAEVRKVKKTLGNARMSLEQVRLRLTTIHDLGETMVAIGPAMSTMKGLQSSLGRFMPEADSELNSMTQTLGGLMTDSIGEGSFNIEEQSNEETARILEEASVVATQQIGDKFPSVPAAAGMPAESSSSYE